The following is a genomic window from Sinorhizobium fredii NGR234.
ATTCGGCAGCTGGGAGAACGACGAGATCTCGCCGTTTGAAAAGAGCCGCATTCTGGATCCGGCGCCCGACGCGGAACTCGTCAAGCTCGCCGTGAAGAACCTTGAAAGCGAATACCCTACGCTTAAAGGGATCGGGGTCGAGCGCGCCTGGGGCGGGCTTATCGATACCTCTCCGGACCTCGTGCCGGTTATCTCGCGAGTGGAGGAACTTCCCGGCTACGTAATCGCAGCAGGCTTCAGCGGACACGGTTTTGCGATCGGACCGGGGGCTGGCCGGCTGGTGAGCGAGATCGTCTTGAATAAAGAGCCACTGACCGACATTTCGCCTTACAGGCTGAGCCGGTTCGGCGATGGCTCGGCGATCCGAAGACCGGAAATGATGTAGCCGTTAGATCGGCTGCCGTTTGGAATCCAAGGGATTATTGTCACCGGGTCCCGTCCACTGACGAGACTCCAACCGCTCATGCACAGGTCGTGGCAACAACCGGGTGGGCGCACATGAAACTGGACAGAATTGATATCAAGATCCTTTCCGAGCTCCAGAAGAACGGACGTATTACTTATGTCGAGCTCGCTGAGCTCGTCAACCTATCCGCGACCCCTTGTCTCGCGCGAGTAAAGAAGCTGCAGGCAGAAGGCTATATCGGCGGCTACTCTGCGCGGATCAACATGGGAAAGCTAGGCCAGGTTCTGACCGTCTTTACAGAGATAACCCTGAGGAACCATCGCCAGGCCGACATCGCCCGCTTCATGTCGGCCATCCAGAATATAGAGCAAATCATCGAATGCCACGTCGTCTCGGGCGATTACGACTATCTCGTCAAGTTCGTGGCGAGCAGCATAGGGGAATATCAGTCGCTGATGGAGCGGCTGATAGAAATGGACATCGGAATCGAGAAATACTTCAGTTTTGTCGTGCTCAAATCGCCGATCACGAAATACCATATGCCCCTGACGAATCTGTTCGACATTTAGTGAGCCGTGGATCGACCGGACAGCTCCCTTGATGGAGCCCGGTTTATCAAGCATTCGACGATAACGCCTCGCAAGGCGAAACAGCCGCAGTACCAAGCCAGCAACCGGGTTACCCTGATCGAAGCAGAACTCAGAAAGCAGTAAGGTCGATCGGCAATGCAAAGCCGACCTTCACTCTGTCCATGATCACCATTGTCTTGAATCCCTTGATATCCGGGTTCTCATAGAAGAACTTTCGCGTAAACACCTCATAATCCTCCATGCTTTGGGCTGTAACGATCAAGACAAAGTCCGACTCGCCGGTGATGTAATAGCCGTTCATCACCTCAGGTGTTTGGCGGATAGATTGCTTGAAGCGGTCCACTATGTCGGCGCGTTCCCGTTCCAAGGACACAAGCACCAGCATGGCGATCGGCCGGCCGATCATCTTCGGCTTCACGATCGAGACATCCGCCTCGATGACCCCCTGCTCCCTCAGGCGCCTTACACGTCTCTGCACGGCCGTCGGCGACAGCCCCACCATTTCACCAAGCGCCTCATAGTTGTGCCGGTTGTTTGTCTGCAAAACGCTCAGGAGGCGAGCGTCTAGCCTGTCGAGTTCCACCATACACTCCCTATGCAGTTTATCTTCGCTTGAGCGCCGCAAAAGCAGGATTCCTGCGCGCGGGGCCCTCAGTCCGTTAAAATCGATCGCTCGGATGCACATAAGCTCTCGCTCATTGGACACGCCAATCCGAGAGAAAATATGCTGAATAATGGGCTGTCGGCGCGGGATGCGCTGAAAACAAGGAGCAATCCGACGCTTCTCCGCACCCGAACTTTTGTGGCGGGGAGATGGTATGGATCGGGTGGCGCCGCGCTCGTCGATCCTGCAGGCGAACGGAAAATCTCCCATGTCGATGACGGAGACCTTAGCCGCTTTAGCGAGGCGATCGAGCGCGGCCCGATAGGCGGCGTCTCTGTACAGCATCACTAAACGCGCAATGGGCCTCTATTCGGCGAGGTCACAGCTCAACGCGGCGACGCGTGCA
Proteins encoded in this region:
- a CDS encoding Lrp/AsnC family transcriptional regulator; the encoded protein is MKLDRIDIKILSELQKNGRITYVELAELVNLSATPCLARVKKLQAEGYIGGYSARINMGKLGQVLTVFTEITLRNHRQADIARFMSAIQNIEQIIECHVVSGDYDYLVKFVASSIGEYQSLMERLIEMDIGIEKYFSFVVLKSPITKYHMPLTNLFDI
- a CDS encoding Lrp/AsnC family transcriptional regulator; translated protein: MELDRLDARLLSVLQTNNRHNYEALGEMVGLSPTAVQRRVRRLREQGVIEADVSIVKPKMIGRPIAMLVLVSLERERADIVDRFKQSIRQTPEVMNGYYITGESDFVLIVTAQSMEDYEVFTRKFFYENPDIKGFKTMVIMDRVKVGFALPIDLTAF